The Heyndrickxia vini genome contains a region encoding:
- the yqiS gene encoding phosphate butyryltransferase: MDLDTVLKRATQQNKVKVAIAAAEDYEVLEAVSFAVEKNLASFYLFGDEQKIVQLLQDHFSALLKSKDIEIIHIPTVQEAANRAVQAVSNGVAQVLMKGNLATSILLKAVLNKEFGLRTENVLSHVAVFEIPDFNRLILITDAGMNIEPDLQQKVQIIDNAVQIARSINIDMPKVAILSAVEVVNPAMKSTIDGAILTQMNQRGQIANCIVDGPLALDNAISMESAEHKGIKSNVAGAADILVVPNIETGNTFYKSLIYFAKAKVGSVIAGAKAPIVLTSRSDRAEDKLYSLALAICSAKL; encoded by the coding sequence ATGGATTTAGACACAGTACTTAAACGTGCAACCCAACAAAATAAAGTAAAAGTGGCGATTGCAGCTGCAGAAGATTACGAGGTATTGGAAGCGGTTTCATTCGCGGTTGAAAAAAATTTAGCAAGTTTTTATCTTTTTGGTGACGAGCAGAAAATTGTCCAGCTATTGCAAGACCATTTTTCTGCGCTTTTAAAAAGTAAGGATATAGAAATTATACACATTCCAACCGTACAAGAAGCAGCAAATCGAGCAGTTCAAGCTGTAAGCAATGGTGTTGCACAAGTATTGATGAAAGGGAATCTAGCTACATCGATTCTTTTAAAAGCAGTACTAAACAAAGAATTTGGACTGAGAACTGAGAATGTTCTCTCACATGTTGCTGTTTTTGAAATTCCCGATTTTAATCGACTAATTCTTATCACGGATGCGGGAATGAATATTGAACCTGATTTGCAGCAAAAAGTGCAAATTATTGATAATGCTGTGCAAATTGCAAGGTCGATTAATATAGACATGCCTAAGGTAGCAATTTTGTCAGCAGTGGAAGTCGTGAATCCGGCAATGAAATCCACAATAGACGGGGCAATATTGACACAAATGAATCAAAGAGGACAGATTGCCAATTGTATTGTTGACGGTCCACTGGCACTTGATAATGCAATTTCGATGGAAAGTGCAGAACATAAAGGAATAAAGAGCAATGTAGCAGGAGCTGCCGATATTCTTGTAGTCCCGAATATTGAAACTGGGAATACATTTTATAAATCATTAATTTATTTTGCGAAAGCAAAGGTCGGTTCAGTAATAGCAGGCGCCAAAGCACCTATCGTATTAACTTCAAGATCTGACCGTGCTGAGGATAAATTATATTCATTAGCCCTTGCTATTTGTTCTGCTAAATTATAA
- the bcd gene encoding branched-chain amino acid dehydrogenase yields the protein MKIFEYMGKYDYEQLLFCQDEQSGLKAIIAIHDTTLGPALGGTRMWTYASEDAAIEDALRLARGMTYKNAAAGLNLGGGKTVIIGDPRKDKNEEMFRAFGRFIQGLNGRYITAEDVGTTVADMDLIHEETNFVTGISPAFGSSGNPSPVTAYGCYVGMKAAANEAFGTDSLEGLTVSVQGVGNVAFELCRYLHEEGAKLIVTDINKEAVQRAVEQFGAEAVDPNDIYGVNSDIFAPCALGAIINDETIPQLKAKVIAGSANNQLKETRHGDQIHEMGIVYAPDYVINAGGVINVADELYGYNPERAMKKVEGIYNNVAKVIEISKRDGIPTYVAADRMAEERIAKVSKSRSQFLLNNRHILSYRA from the coding sequence ATGAAAATTTTTGAATATATGGGAAAATACGATTATGAGCAATTATTATTTTGCCAAGATGAACAATCTGGCTTGAAAGCAATTATTGCAATTCATGATACTACTTTAGGGCCTGCTTTAGGTGGTACAAGAATGTGGACATATGCTTCTGAGGACGCAGCAATTGAGGATGCATTACGTTTAGCAAGAGGGATGACATACAAAAACGCTGCAGCTGGCCTAAACTTAGGAGGAGGAAAAACGGTTATTATCGGTGATCCTCGCAAAGATAAAAATGAAGAAATGTTTCGGGCATTTGGTCGTTTCATCCAAGGATTAAATGGGCGTTACATTACTGCGGAAGATGTAGGTACAACTGTTGCCGATATGGATTTAATTCATGAGGAAACAAATTTCGTTACTGGTATTTCACCAGCGTTCGGATCTTCCGGAAACCCATCACCAGTAACTGCATATGGATGTTATGTTGGTATGAAAGCTGCGGCAAATGAAGCATTTGGAACTGATTCATTAGAAGGATTAACGGTTTCTGTTCAAGGAGTAGGAAACGTTGCTTTTGAACTTTGCCGTTATTTACATGAAGAAGGCGCGAAATTAATCGTAACAGATATCAACAAAGAAGCGGTGCAAAGAGCTGTGGAACAATTTGGAGCAGAAGCTGTGGATCCTAATGATATTTATGGTGTAAACAGTGATATTTTCGCACCATGTGCACTAGGAGCAATTATTAATGATGAAACTATTCCTCAATTAAAAGCAAAGGTAATTGCAGGTTCAGCTAATAATCAATTAAAAGAAACACGTCATGGTGACCAAATACATGAAATGGGAATTGTTTATGCACCTGATTACGTTATAAATGCTGGTGGAGTAATCAATGTAGCAGATGAATTATACGGATATAATCCTGAGCGAGCTATGAAAAAAGTGGAAGGAATTTATAATAATGTTGCGAAAGTAATCGAAATTTCAAAACGCGATGGAATTCCTACGTACGTAGCAGCAGATAGAATGGCAGAAGAGCGAATTGCTAAAGTGTCTAAGTCTAGAAGCCAATTTTTACTAAATAATCGCCATATTTTAAGTTATCGTGCTTAA